The Gigantopelta aegis isolate Gae_Host chromosome 3, Gae_host_genome, whole genome shotgun sequence genome segment GGAAATGGCTGACGAAGCTCTTGCCAAAGCTTATGGTCTGCATTTTGACGAATTGAATAAAATTCGTGTGCTAGAACCAGATGTTGCCCAGCAAACCAACGAGTTAAAAGAAGAATGCAAAGATTTTGTTGACAGTAAGTTTGAAAAAAATAGTTTAGACATCGTAAAGTGATGTTTATCGCCTGGTGTTCCTTTTCAGTGAGGTTTATGGCTGGGTACCAATCATTGGCAAtacttccgaacgttccagcattcagtttaTTAAggcttaggtttagggttagtgatagtattagtgGAATGCAGATGATTCGTCCTCTGGACGTTTCGTCCACTATTGAACTCCAGACGAttctagttcatcaagataaacctcgCGTGGAAGCACAACAGCGTGGTTTATCTTGTCTATCCATTCCGCCATTCGCAGTTTCTGGACAATGGTACCGAGGAATTTTGCTCGGAACAAAATTGAGGTCAAAATAACGATTACCATCACATTTCCCCACCCTAATCGtatattgtgatctatttcgagctcactgagaccaagaaatacttactttgaaatgatcttcactttgaataaaaggaaaaaagtcCCGACtttaccgagcggattctagcagccactttcTAGCAGACAATATCAGCTGGCAGACAATATCAGCTGACAATCATGGCGACATTCTAAACACCGGAGTCGTACGCCTTTCGAAGACCTTTAAGACATaaaaatgagtcttggttgttattttgattttgtgtggggttttttttatataaagatactcttttaAACTCTgaaattcttaagttgtagtgaatactaataattagcatATCAATGTGTTTAAAAGTGTGGGAAATACAAgtaacaatcgaaaggcgtaTGATTCcagtgtttagaacgtcgccatgcgtgtcaGCTGATATTGTCTGccagcgtaattggctgctagaaagTGGCTGCTAAAATCCACTCGGTAAAGTAggacttttttcctttaattcaaagtgaagatcatttcaaagtaagtatttcttggtctcagtgagctcgaaatagatcacaGTATACGATTAGGGTGGGGAAATGTGATGGTAAGGccgaaaaaaataaattacttgtttcatcacagtgttttccctagaattGAAataaggcatggtaaagtgacgttttaaatataagggctttttttttcattatacaatttttaaaaggacaaaaaccgtatggccattttatttaaaaaaaggaaatatgtagtactatccacataggtgtgtttaaaggcttctttttacatgggcaacttataaatttataaaaggcaaggcattttgagGGCAtcatggtgctaacctatctgtgggagagtacatacaaaagaccccttgctgtttaataataggcagaaggtttactctcatactaacacttgccggtaacttctgtactggtccaggacagacttggttgaaccttaaaccagtaaataagttataacaatttcttttaatgaaaactgaaatgaagggttctatatttatctgtccaacaataacatttaaaaaaaaaattgttatgaatattatttttcctagtgtatctaagaaatggtagagttaccaattttataatttgcaatgttagttttattctgtatgcatccagtattaaagtacacacttggtttgaagcaatcaattggtccaaggaatagaaatgcagtacaaatgctcaggatgctcaaacgaatgttgaaaagtaaagtttgttttatttaacgacgccactaaagcacattgatttttatctttaatatcatcggctattggacgttaaacacatggtcattctgacactgtttttagaggaaacccatgaagttcccagtgaccacttacaaaaaataacgaaacacATCAAgattttactgacatatttaatcatttgatttggcagtaaactccatcagtatcggtaaatATCCCTCCTCTAGTTTAtcaggtcactaaatttctacaaggccagtttgtcgctggagtaaatcattaaatatagttattattattattattattattattattattattaccgtatatcttcgcctgtaagtcgatctcggctataagtcgagtccctaatttcaagccatgaaaacttatttttttattgacccgtttataagtcgacccatgaaaaacaacgtataaatattgaagtatttcttactttcagcacatgagaacaataatgtacaatatttgaacaaaagaaaattattttacaaacttctgttttcacgttttgtacatcgcaatattccaatcaaactacatagcatcaaaacgaaatattcccttagtagataaTGAAAgttgtttgactgttactgtatggcactgtacagcatggttttgtgcactgacaacaactttatttataaacactgacaacagatcactatgataaaactgaaagtacctGTATCATcggttaatcacatgtttttccgccatattaatacatgtaaggaggataactggaaagtacactggtttttgtaccaaatgatgtgtgtccctattggtctagtgaactgcagagatcagtcttaagttattttaagggaaggctcagtaatattcatgatgttaatcaccgacaagacattgtttgaacaaccattaatgacAGTGagcagatttcaaaataaactcaggcaacaggtagttagtattgtttacattttagctattagtgatgactgttattttaactaagtggactgttgtcttggcatgtgagcgACATcgcacgccttttcgcataaccaaaaccgttctaatgcccaaaaaaacaaatggttataaaaaataaatgtgtcaaattaacatatttgagtataaatacagggcatacttcaacaataaaacttgtaaaataatccccaaaacggtaatatttttgggtgaattttttttccccccccaagttataaaataatgtttgggtgaaaaaaaatcGACTTATAggtgaagatatacggtattaTTTACCACGGCATTGATGGgacatagaaaaaaaaatatttaaagcgCGCGCACGAGATATTAAAGCGTGGCACGAGTTATTAAAGCGTGCGCACGAGTTATTAAAGCGTGCGCATGAGTTATTAAGCGTGTGCACATGAGTTATTAAAGATTACGCCCAAGCTTTGACACCATTGAGAAATGGACAAACTTGGAGAGTTCCTGTTAAAAGATCGCGGCAGGACAATTTGACTGTATTCTTTTCTCCGAAAGAGTGAAAGGTTTGTTAATAACAGCTTCAAATGGCGAACCGAAATTACAATGCCATGATTTTTAGCAAGAACATATGTCATATCTACATAGGTGAAACTGAGACTGAAGTATCCTCGAATGAGATCACATCTTCTTGCCATATTATCCACCTTCTGTACCTGCTGGAATATTCAATCACTCATCTTTTTAATACTGCACATGCATGTGTACCAAAAATGCATACAATACTAGCTTTAATAACAAGTTGTGCGCACACTTTAATATATCGTGCGCACAATTTGATATCTCGTGCTCAcgctttattatttttttctttgtatgtCCCTTCAACGCCgtggtaattattattattaatcggaacacctcgctacgttagatgtagagtaaatcggaaaagatcgcatataaTATTCGTGAAAACTattttccgactcttcgcccgatgactcttcgcccgatatctcacgaaagttaccaaacttcaatttgaaatgaagtaactccatcaatcaattgttagaagaaaacatttcgtggctaatgggtcgccaataaaactaaatttgcaacAGTAAATCCACCGATATATGTCCACAAATCGAAAAACACATTAGGGTTgtcccctaaatgacaccaaattagtgcttgtgatagttttggaatgttttcatggaaatcgttgttatattaaaaaaaacatttttggatatacaaaaaaagttttagggtcggcaggttcaaattagggtcggtcgggtaactggaaacaaacaatattttatgatacgcctaaTCGTTATTTTGACCGCAATTTCGTTCCGAGCAAACTTCCTCGGAACCATTGTCCAGAAACTGCGAATGGCGGAATGGATAGACAGGATAAACCTCGCCGTTGTGCTTGCACACGtggtttatcttgatgaactagagACAATTCATCCACAACCAAAAATTGTTCTTGGGCAATTCGtcaactattaaaaaaaaattaaagtacagATTGTAACCTAATCTAACAGCTTTGCCATGCCTATATTcctgacatcgccagtggctTTGCCCGTGGCAGAAGGGATCGAGGTTACCAAGTATGATGTGTTGGTTGGTTGGTATAAATACACtttttcttgtctggaccatatcttgcatacaggaccatcaaacttcACATGTACTGTAGGAATAAcatgggatggcagtgtgttgcatactattattaggtcactgtgacctactttttacggtctactgcacatgacagtaaatccttgtctggatcaTATCATCGCCTTCTccaatggatacagtatcatcggtagttggtccaaaacaaactgttcatgcatcccattgcaaaaatttcacataattagaattgaatcatacccgtagcatattcattaatatctatggtctTCCgtcaaactcctgacgggcgtatcatgtatctcactggtactcttgttaAAAACCACAAGAGGTACATGGATTTTTACAGTCATTTGAAAAACTATTGTCCCACCCTACAAGATTCATGGAGTGCACAACATCCATTTTCCTTcgaggggcgaggcgtagcccagtggtacagcactcacttgatgtgcggtcggtttgggatagatccctgtcagtgggcccattgcactatttctcgctctagccagtgcaccacaactggtatatcaaaggccatggtatgtactactctgtgggatggtgcatataaaagatcccttgctgctaatcgaaaagagtagcccatgaagtggtgacagtgggtttcctctctcaatatctgtgtggttcttaatcatttgtctgtcgctatataaccataaataaaatgtgttgagtgcgtcgttgaataaaacttcttttaaaaaaaaaaaatcattttttctTTCGAGGGAGTGAGTGGGGGCGGGTGGTCAGAATGATATAATTCGTAATGTCAAAGAATAGGTAATGCAAATTTAATTAGCAATATAAAAAGTTACTGCATTGTTGTGtttataacaaaacattgtcagtaataattaaacaataatacataGTACAATTaaaatcagggccgtaccctgaccaaaatccatgggggggcactaaattttataaataatttttaacatactataaagattaaacatttctatgctattactggagatatataaaaaaaaaaaaaaaggacaagattatCAGGGGGGGCAGCTGGAGGGTACTGCCctgaaaattatataaaatgaaaGCTGTATACAATAATCTttttttgtaatcttttttttttttcttcagaaattGAAGAATTTCAGAAGATTGTGGGTACTTTTATTGAAGTTGTGGATACAGTTGCTACCAAGGTggaaaaagaaaagttaaaggtttgtttgtttattacaccatatacaatgatatatattgagaaaataattatattcagtGTATCCTGGATACTGAAAATGGCAAGGTTCTGTCCGTGGCAGGGCTCAAAGTAAATATGAGCTCTGTttcttttcaaatgtttttaaatagtgcaggCTTTGTAAACAACAGCCTCCCTGGGTGTACATcgattgcagccttgtatttttaacttattgggcataatttatttgttaaaaacttaataaagcagaaagaaaaaaaatattcatgtatgcttagagggcatcgcaccatcacgattatgacgtagggctaatgaaatataACTTTACCTTACCCGTTCATTTTACACgaacgtagatttacatttgtaaagtactgaaaaaaacccatcaagtatgttctgctacaaggtttattatatctaaactaaaatgtcttgcaacttttataagaatacagttcataatatttagGCTCTGTTCAAGTGAACTCGGAAATTATAAACTTGCTTTACCCCccgttcatttgcaaagagcagATTCAGGAACCACGTTAAtgtctaatttaatttgaatatgacaatttttAAACTGTACCCCACCTCATTTACCATGTTTGCAAGGATTAAACATTATGATTGCACACACAAGgcatgtatactttatttttatataagctgtaaagcgtattggaagctatttccaagtttgaagatcatcgaACCAATTACTCGAACGTTCAGGGGCGGACATTAGTCAATAGTAAAAAGTGAATAACTCTAAAAGTTGTTATcgaacttttcaacacattgtttgcCATTTTGGTGTGTCAACACATTggcaagagttccgatcgttccagcatttagggTTATGGTTAGTTCTCCTTATAGAGCTATGTAAATGCTCGcacgatcggaactctttccaaaggttttaccgaaatttgtaataaaatttaaaaacggTTTTAGGGGttacattagtcacttgtcatcgggcgtatgcagttaacataattacttgcccggcatgaaaattccacttggcacgggCGTCGGGCGATGGGATTTTTGAACCCCTGTACACGGTAGTAACTACCGCATTTCGaactagtatttggaacctttttacaaccttgcgacaagcttcccACAATCTTGCGATGAGCTTCCCGCACGCTTGCAGCAACGAGCTTCCCTCAAGCTTGTTcggtttaagctagtatttggaacctttttacaaccttgctgcaagcttgcttgagcttcccgcaagcttgcgacgagcttcccgcaagcttgcttgagcttcccgcaagcttgcgacgagcttcccgcaagcttgcgacaagCTACCCGCACGCTTGTGACGAGCTTCCCACAAGCTTGCAACGAGCTttccgcaagcttgcgacgagcttcctgcaagcttgcgacgatctACCTACAAGCTTGCGCCATcatcagtggcagccatcttgcatcttgtataattctttaaaaaaaacataatgcatggttttaaagtgaaaaacatgaacagttaaaacaaaaaaataggtgctacatgttgtcagatacttaggctacaaaattattttacctgTTTGATAGACATATTccatgtatgtgggatagtcttgactaaacttatatgctaaaaagctcctggtcctatattcttcttcttcttcttcttcttcttgttttaggttatattcctccactatctggagatccacactgtggtgtaaagtcatttgtttgtttcttcttgttttcttttttctcctgttccatcaagcaggattcaaccaaacttggtccaaatgatcctcttatagacctgaccaagtgttgttatttttcaggccaataaaaattccaagatggccgccctggcctctgaataactgagacatttttaacttttactcaagttccaccatgcaaatttaaaccatatgtattcctaatgatcctctcatggccctgaccaagtttgttatttttcgggcAGATTTAAAATTAAGATAGCTGCCCTGGCCTCTTGATTGACAGAgacatttttttgcttcttttcaaggtccaccaggcaggtttcaatcaaacttagtccaaatgattctct includes the following:
- the LOC121368260 gene encoding intraflagellar transport protein 20 homolog — translated: MADEALAKAYGLHFDELNKIRVLEPDVAQQTNELKEECKDFVDKIEEFQKIVGTFIEVVDTVATKVEKEKLKAIGARNLLKSIAKQREAQQQQLVALITEKKMQLERLNIQYDSLQKEEQEQTEFIEQLVLQK